One Triticum dicoccoides isolate Atlit2015 ecotype Zavitan chromosome 4B, WEW_v2.0, whole genome shotgun sequence genomic window carries:
- the LOC119291064 gene encoding protein indeterminate-domain 16-like: MALVKSHHQMLAPSSTSSSSPSSLQQPPPPPPLVPPPPATDQPSPAKRKRRPPGTPDPDAEVVALTPRTLLESDRYVCEICGQGFQREQNLQMHRRRHKVPWRLVKRAPAPSAGEDGGAGTAGGAGATTVPRKRVFVCPEPSCLHHDPAHALGDLVGIKKHFRRKHGGRRQWVCARCAKGYAVQSDYKAHLKTCGTRGHSCDCGRVFSRVESFIEHQDACNSGRMRGEAGAVPSALPMLRPIVIRHPATGVPSTPPPELQLLPAATKAPVNATPAVFSASHEPHATTKLELSIGPVASSDSVSGADDGREEVMRAMQEKAAADAERARAREEAAAAERALEEARRARQRARGELEKACALRDHAARLLAQVTCHACRQRSFGMVPMGVAAGGDGGHGGSAVACEALRRGGGLGL, translated from the exons ATGGCACTGGTCAAGAGCCACCACCAAATGTTGgccccctcctccacctcctcgtcctccccctcctccctgcagcagccaccgccgccgccaccgctggtgcCGCCTCCCCCGGCCACCGACCAGCCCTCCCCCGCCAAGCGTAAGCGGCGCCCTCCCGGCACGCCAG ACCCTGATGCGGAGGTGGTGGCGCTGACGCCGAGGACGCTGCTGGAGTCGGACCGGTACGTGTGCGAGATCTGCGGGCAGGGGTTCCAGCGGGAGCAGAACCTCCAGATGCACCGGCGGCGGCACAAGGTGCCGTGGCGGCTGGTGAAGCGGGCTCCGGCGCCGTCGGCGGGGGAGGACGGCGGCGCGGGCACGGCGGGAGGGGCCGGCGCGACGACGGTGCCGCGGAAGCGCGTGTTCGTGTGCCCCGAGCCGAGCTGCCTGCACCACGACCCGGCCCACGCGCTGGGGGACCTGGTGGGCATCAAGAAGCACTTCCGGCGCAAGCACGGCGGGCGGCGGCAGTGGGTGTGCGCCCGCTGCGCCAAGGGCTACGCCGTCCAGTCCGACTACAAGGCCCACCTCAAGACCTGCGGCACCCGCGGCCACTCCTGCGACTGCGGCCGCGTCTTCTCCCG GGTGGAGAGCTTCATCGAGCACCAGGACGCGTGCAACTCCGGCCGAATGCGCGGCGAGGCGGGGGCCGTGCCGTCGGCGCTCCCGATGCTCCGGCCTATCGTTATCAGGCATCCGGCTACGGGGGtaccctcgacgccgccgccggagctccaGCTCCTCCCGGCAGCTACCAAGGCGCCGGTGAATGCCACGCCCGCCGTATTCTCCGCCTCCCACGAGCCCCACGCGACGACGAAGCTGGAGCTCTCCATCGGCCCAGTCGCGTCCTCCGACAGCGTCTCCGGCGCCGACGACGGGAGGGAAGAGGTGATGCGTGCCATGCAGGAGAAGGCCGCCGCGGACGCCGAGCGGGCGCGGGCGCGGGAagaggccgcggcggcggagcgcgCGCTGGAGGAGGCGCGGCGCGCGCGGCAGCGGGCCCGGGGCGAGCTGGAGAAGGCGTGCGCGCTGCGTGACCACGCCGCGCGGCTGCTGGCGCAGGTCACGTGCCACGCGTGCCGGCAGCGCTCGTTCGGCATGGTGCCCATGGGCGTCGCGGCCGGCGgtgacggcggccatggcggctcCGCGGTTGCCTGCGAGGCCCTGAGGAGAGGGGGAGGGTTAGGACTGTAG